Proteins encoded in a region of the Sulfurimonas marina genome:
- a CDS encoding deoxyguanosinetriphosphate triphosphohydrolase family protein: MKLTDRFYKIDKDFRNPYARDRDRIIHSGSFRKLEYKTQVFLNHEGDFFRTRLTHSIEVSQIARSITSELGLNESLAEAIALAHDLGHTPFGHIGGDTLDECLKADGFKNGFEHNFQSFRVVTKLEKRYRSFDGLNLTFATLEGILKHSYPYRKSFIPPVVDEYFDLERHPTYEAMIVDRADEIAYISHDIDDGVHSGLITFEDLKESELVCEILDKVASEGVGSENDEMFRYRFSSHMINHLVYSLLEYSEKRVEDKEEFPIGYDKELETKIKKLKKLLFTKMYQHKNIVRKMYAGAQAIKGLYKGLMEEEKMLPEFHYKQLEQRDKHRVIADYIASMSDRYALNFYNEMYGKI, from the coding sequence ATGAAGCTTACAGACAGATTTTATAAGATCGACAAAGATTTTAGAAATCCCTATGCAAGAGACAGAGATAGGATTATCCACTCTGGCTCTTTTAGAAAACTTGAATACAAAACGCAGGTCTTTTTAAATCACGAGGGTGATTTTTTTAGAACGCGCCTTACACACTCAATCGAGGTCTCACAAATAGCTCGATCAATCACCTCAGAACTCGGTCTCAATGAATCTTTGGCAGAAGCTATAGCACTGGCTCACGATCTCGGTCATACCCCTTTTGGTCACATCGGCGGCGATACTTTAGATGAGTGTTTAAAAGCTGACGGTTTTAAAAATGGGTTTGAGCACAATTTCCAAAGTTTTCGCGTTGTTACCAAGCTGGAGAAACGTTATAGATCTTTTGACGGGCTTAACCTTACCTTTGCAACTTTAGAGGGGATTTTAAAACACTCTTACCCTTATAGAAAATCATTTATCCCTCCAGTAGTAGATGAGTATTTTGATCTTGAACGTCATCCGACATATGAGGCGATGATCGTTGATCGTGCCGATGAGATCGCTTACATTAGTCACGATATTGATGATGGAGTTCATTCCGGATTGATTACGTTTGAAGATCTCAAAGAGAGTGAGCTGGTATGTGAGATTTTGGATAAAGTTGCTTCAGAGGGTGTTGGCAGTGAAAATGACGAGATGTTCCGTTACCGTTTCAGCTCCCATATGATCAATCACTTAGTTTATTCGTTGTTGGAGTACTCAGAAAAAAGAGTAGAGGACAAAGAGGAGTTTCCTATCGGTTACGATAAGGAGCTTGAGACTAAAATCAAGAAGCTGAAAAAACTCCTTTTTACTAAAATGTACCAGCATAAAAATATAGTTCGAAAGATGTATGCAGGTGCTCAGGCGATTAAAGGGCTCTATAAAGGTTTAATGGAAGAGGAAAAGATGCTTCCGGAATTTCACTACAAACAGCTTGAACAAAGAGATAAACATAGAGTTATAGCCGACTATATTGCAAGTATGAGTGACCGTTACGCACTTAACTTTTATAATGAGATGTACGGGAAAATTTAA
- a CDS encoding transporter, with product MGLKKYISSLILSVSLPMAAFAEHSSDDLAKKLANPVASLISIPFQFNYDRNIGPNEKGVRTTLNIQPVLPFELSDDWNLISRTIFSVMDQKDVVSGSQSGLGDTVQTFFLSPNKSNGGLIWGVGPVFLLPTATDELLGGEKWGVGPSAVLIQQEGSYNLVLLANYIKSFAGDKNRTDISSAFVNPVVSKNIPGGWTLGVQLEHTFDLKNEEDTGVSSAFISKVTQINGQTLSFSLVPKYWYKTTDNSAKGFGLRGSVVFIF from the coding sequence GTGGGGTTAAAAAAATATATCAGCTCTTTGATTTTAAGCGTGAGCTTGCCTATGGCTGCTTTTGCCGAACATAGCTCTGATGATCTTGCCAAAAAGCTTGCCAACCCTGTCGCTTCACTCATCAGTATACCCTTTCAATTTAATTACGATCGAAATATCGGTCCAAACGAAAAAGGGGTGCGAACCACACTGAACATTCAGCCAGTACTCCCTTTTGAATTGAGTGATGACTGGAATCTGATCTCAAGGACTATATTTTCCGTAATGGATCAAAAAGATGTGGTTTCAGGTTCTCAAAGCGGTCTTGGAGATACTGTACAAACATTCTTCCTCTCACCAAACAAAAGTAATGGTGGGCTTATCTGGGGTGTAGGGCCTGTATTTCTTTTACCAACAGCTACAGATGAACTTTTAGGTGGAGAAAAATGGGGTGTTGGACCATCTGCTGTTTTGATACAACAAGAGGGATCATACAACTTGGTCCTCCTTGCAAACTACATCAAATCTTTTGCAGGGGATAAAAACCGTACAGATATCTCTTCGGCTTTTGTTAATCCTGTAGTTTCAAAAAACATCCCTGGAGGATGGACTCTCGGAGTACAGCTCGAGCACACTTTTGATCTTAAAAATGAAGAGGATACAGGTGTTAGTTCAGCTTTTATCTCTAAAGTGACACAAATAAATGGACAAACACTAAGCTTCTCTTTAGTGCCAAAATACTGGTATAAAACAACGGATAACTCTGCTAAAGGATTTGGTTTACGAGGAAGTGTAGTATTTATTTTTTAG
- a CDS encoding linear amide C-N hydrolase, producing the protein MKIKQFLLSLATVAALSFSPNVDACTGICLKAEDKSVVYGRTGEFGVPLDIRLIVIPKGIAMNGGKIDGAKPKSWTTKYAVAGVNTHGSAEALDGINEAGLHAGGFYFPDYAKYPKVTKADDGKVVAPINFVNFILTQFATLDEVKAALKDLKLSGAKMKEWGGIVPPFHWIVTDKTGASIVIEPVDDTLKVYDNPLGVMANSPTFDWHMTNLRNYIYLSPVNVPPVKIEDITFSQLGEGSGLGGIPGDFTPPSRFVRAAFYSQSAPPMKNANEAMFEAFHILNQFDIPKGSVAAMNKGKKVDEITQATVVADLKNLKYYIHNYYSRRIKMIDLHEIDPKEKKILQIDLPKHETIEDLTPKR; encoded by the coding sequence ATGAAAATAAAACAGTTTCTACTTTCACTTGCTACCGTAGCAGCACTTAGTTTTAGCCCGAATGTGGATGCATGTACAGGGATATGCCTCAAAGCCGAAGATAAAAGTGTTGTCTATGGACGTACTGGTGAGTTTGGAGTGCCGCTTGATATTCGTCTTATCGTGATCCCAAAAGGGATAGCTATGAATGGTGGAAAAATAGATGGAGCAAAACCGAAAAGCTGGACTACCAAATATGCCGTAGCAGGGGTTAACACACATGGAAGTGCAGAAGCTCTTGATGGAATCAATGAAGCTGGTTTACATGCAGGGGGATTTTATTTTCCGGACTATGCAAAATATCCAAAAGTAACTAAAGCTGATGATGGAAAGGTTGTCGCTCCGATAAATTTTGTAAACTTTATCCTCACGCAATTTGCAACACTTGATGAAGTGAAAGCTGCACTAAAAGATCTTAAACTATCAGGTGCAAAAATGAAAGAGTGGGGAGGGATTGTCCCGCCGTTTCATTGGATCGTAACAGATAAAACGGGAGCGTCTATCGTGATTGAGCCAGTCGATGATACCTTGAAGGTCTATGATAACCCTTTAGGTGTGATGGCAAACTCTCCAACCTTTGACTGGCACATGACTAACCTTAGAAACTATATCTACCTTAGTCCTGTAAATGTTCCACCTGTAAAGATTGAAGATATAACTTTTAGCCAACTTGGTGAAGGTTCAGGTTTAGGAGGTATCCCTGGAGACTTTACACCACCATCACGATTTGTGCGTGCGGCTTTCTACTCACAATCGGCTCCGCCAATGAAAAATGCAAATGAAGCTATGTTTGAAGCGTTTCACATTCTCAATCAGTTCGATATCCCAAAAGGCTCTGTAGCTGCGATGAATAAAGGCAAAAAGGTAGATGAGATCACGCAAGCAACCGTTGTTGCAGATCTGAAAAATCTAAAATATTATATCCACAACTACTACAGCAGAAGAATCAAGATGATCGATCTTCATGAGATCGATCCAAAAGAGAAAAAAATCCTCCAAATAGATCTGCCAAAACACGAAACAATCGAAGATCTGACACCGAAAAGATAG
- a CDS encoding DJ-1/PfpI family protein, which produces MNNKFKIGVLLFPQFELLDVFGPLEMYGTRPEVFEICMVSQNIGSVVSKQGPKVVAEYDFNSSGYDIIMIPGGMGTRKEVENQKILEWIQIQSKDAKYITSICTGSALMAKSGLLNGVHATTNKRAFNWVVSQGSKVLWKKEARWVEDGRYFTSSGISAGMDMTLGLISKILGTQEALAIANEVEYEWHSDPSWDPFAKLYG; this is translated from the coding sequence ATGAATAACAAATTTAAAATCGGTGTTTTACTATTTCCACAATTTGAACTACTTGATGTTTTTGGACCTCTTGAGATGTATGGGACACGTCCCGAAGTGTTTGAGATCTGTATGGTTTCCCAAAATATAGGGAGTGTTGTAAGTAAACAAGGTCCAAAAGTAGTTGCAGAGTATGATTTTAATAGCAGTGGTTATGATATTATAATGATCCCAGGCGGTATGGGGACACGTAAAGAGGTAGAGAACCAAAAGATACTTGAATGGATCCAGATACAGTCAAAAGATGCAAAGTATATCACATCCATTTGTACAGGAAGTGCTTTAATGGCAAAATCAGGCTTACTTAACGGAGTACATGCAACAACAAACAAAAGAGCTTTTAATTGGGTGGTTTCTCAAGGTTCGAAAGTACTCTGGAAAAAAGAAGCTCGTTGGGTTGAAGATGGCAGATACTTTACATCTTCAGGTATTTCAGCAGGTATGGATATGACACTTGGACTTATAAGTAAAATATTGGGTACACAAGAAGCTTTAGCGATTGCAAATGAAGTTGAGTATGAATGGCACAGTGATCCGAGTTGGGATCCGTTTGCTAAACTATATGGTTGA
- the rpsU gene encoding 30S ribosomal protein S21, producing MPGIVLRQDDNFDAAYRRFKKQTDRNLIVTEARARRFHETETEKRKKFKIASRKKMLKRLYMMRRYESRL from the coding sequence ATGCCAGGTATCGTACTACGCCAAGATGATAATTTTGATGCAGCTTACAGACGTTTCAAGAAGCAGACTGACCGTAACTTAATAGTTACAGAAGCTCGTGCTCGCCGTTTCCACGAAACAGAAACTGAAAAGCGTAAAAAATTCAAAATTGCATCTCGTAAGAAAATGCTTAAACGTCTTTATATGATGAGACGTTACGAATCACGCCTGTAG
- a CDS encoding Crp/Fnr family transcriptional regulator: MDMSVFEFYDKLEQPAKDFLKMRLHPVEAPADTLLFNQGDVCDSVLFLTSGEIKLTKQTEDNQEELLYTLQAGKQCIVNTASTLSQTPAIATATSTTDITGYILDMYSLQDLTKRSEPYMNYIFSIYTLDCKN; encoded by the coding sequence ATGGATATGTCGGTATTTGAGTTTTACGACAAACTGGAACAACCTGCCAAAGACTTTTTAAAAATGAGACTCCATCCAGTAGAAGCACCTGCAGATACACTTCTATTTAATCAGGGTGATGTTTGTGACAGTGTTTTGTTTTTAACCTCGGGAGAGATAAAACTAACAAAACAAACAGAAGATAATCAAGAGGAGCTGCTCTATACGCTTCAAGCGGGAAAACAGTGTATAGTTAACACCGCTTCAACACTCTCACAAACCCCTGCAATCGCAACGGCAACAAGTACAACCGATATAACAGGATATATTTTAGATATGTATTCCTTGCAAGATTTGACAAAGAGAAGTGAACCCTATATGAACTATATTTTTTCGATCTATACGCTTGATTGTAAGAACTAG